A portion of the Actomonas aquatica genome contains these proteins:
- a CDS encoding aspartate/glutamate racemase family protein — protein sequence MPRKTLALVHTSATLVPIFQQLCRELLPEVETFNIVDDSLVRAIGQKGELTADITRRVGAYITSAEAGGADQVLVTCSSIGPAVEASAPFVSVPVLRVDQPMADLAVRTGKRIGVIATLPTTLAPTADLVRRRAVQAGATIELTERLCVGAFEALMDGDASTHDRIVAEALQELAGAVDVILLAQASMARVVDGLAVEDRRVPILASPRLAVEHLATVL from the coding sequence ATGCCCCGCAAAACCCTCGCACTCGTCCATACCTCGGCGACCCTCGTGCCGATTTTTCAGCAGCTCTGTCGGGAACTGCTACCGGAGGTGGAGACCTTCAACATCGTCGACGACAGTCTGGTGCGGGCGATCGGGCAAAAGGGCGAGCTGACGGCCGACATCACGCGCCGCGTGGGGGCCTACATCACGTCGGCCGAAGCGGGTGGGGCGGATCAGGTGCTGGTGACGTGTTCGTCGATCGGGCCCGCGGTGGAAGCGTCGGCGCCGTTTGTCAGCGTGCCGGTGCTGCGGGTCGATCAACCGATGGCCGACCTCGCGGTGCGCACCGGCAAACGGATCGGCGTGATCGCGACCTTGCCCACGACCTTGGCGCCAACGGCCGATCTGGTGCGGCGACGCGCGGTGCAGGCCGGAGCAACGATCGAGTTGACCGAGCGCCTGTGTGTGGGCGCGTTTGAAGCGCTGATGGACGGCGATGCATCGACTCACGATCGCATCGTGGCGGAGGCGCTGCAGGAACTCGCAGGCGCGGTGGACGTGATCCTGTTGGCGCAGGCTTCGATGGCGCGGGTGGTGGACGGGCTGGCAGTGGAAGACCGCCGTGTGCCGATTCTGGCGAGTCCGCGCCTGGCGGTGGAGCACCTCGCCACCGTGCTCTGA